The Clostridia bacterium region GAACTTAATCAAGAGCAAAGGAGGAAAAGCAAATGACTAATATCCTGCTTATTCTGCTCAGCGGTATTTTGACCCAGAACTTTATTTTCTCCCGTTTTATGGGTATCTGTCCGTTCCTCGGGGTATCCAAAAAAATTCCGACCGCCTTTGGTATGGGTATGGCGGTAACCTTTGTTATGACCTTAGCAGGTACCGTAACATTTCTGGTTTACAAATATGTGCTGATTCCCTTTGAAATCGAATACATGAAAACCATTGCCTTTATTTTTATCATTGCGGCATTGGTTCAGTTTGTGGAAATGGCTCTGCAGAAATATGTGCCCTCACTGTATGCGGCACTTGGCATTTATCTGCCCTTAATTACCACCAACTGCGCGGTACTCGGTGCGGTGCTGTTGGTTGTAGATACCTTAAAATATGAAACCCTGATTGAAGCAATTGCTTTCAATTTCAGCGCAGCTTTA contains the following coding sequences:
- a CDS encoding RnfABCDGE type electron transport complex subunit A, with protein sequence MTNILLILLSGILTQNFIFSRFMGICPFLGVSKKIPTAFGMGMAVTFVMTLAGTVTFLVYKYVLIPFEIEYMKTIAFIFIIAALVQFVEMALQKYVPSLYAALGIYLPLITTNCAVLGAVLLVVDTLKYETLIEAIAFNFSAALGFTMAIVLMAGVRERLETAPIPEFLKGFPIVLISAALISMAFTGLSFNL